One window from the genome of Scatophagus argus isolate fScaArg1 chromosome 13, fScaArg1.pri, whole genome shotgun sequence encodes:
- the eif4g1a gene encoding eukaryotic translation initiation factor 4 gamma 1a isoform X3: MNKPPQPITGPTSVPNPAPSPGLTQAAYGPGQPPSLVFATPPQMNSAPQPRQFAAGPRTLHQQGGYRALQNYYQSRPTMATSAPRVQTSSGPRPVGPAHVYPPSSQMMMISQQQLSFASSPQGYFIPSGQYRAPYMPPTQQYSVTSGTPGFYPGTSPAEYPAYEPSLAARERRGGGGRGGGRENGRLSLHGAPLTSQRYPAGAYYPAQPQYSPSVQPAPVMINPAQQQQQAPPPQQPPAQSQGPPKRERKPIRIRDPNQGGRDITDEIMSGGRSTTTPTPPQASIADGSPAQTNGEVTQPVTTVTRRDEDMEPPASGETPPPPSTANTEPVVEAKQEMDNQITPPAELATHSVAPAAATEVPSALIKDQQSSSSVSQAAESTTAPVEAVNKVDAEVSDTVDAAVDSSASLAAQEAPVKTEEAQTAPDEKAPEKEEKTEEVKKLEKEEQVVDAKLEPVVEAAATVTPVNVVKEEAATTTAVDVSQPPPSEQDAAAPQTQSATPSSAPEPEPTLADTAEPPLSNGLPQDTEELSEELAFLDTTPLDKPDAAKSQESTTVAKTAQEEEDKEEENKEKDKGVDAAPSTVSCPPEESTMQAATSVPKKRMNMKEFNKKEAIGDLLDAFTEEQGAKPASEPSSTQADPTPVVPVELSPEVADETWEEKEDKQNAEPDRPKATAEPTGQKYQYKEEQWKPIDPEEKKRYDREFLLGCQFVSASMHKPEGLPLISDVVLDKVNKTPLRPADPARLMNVGPDFTPSYLGNLGSRSVGGPRGPLPGPRRSQQGQRKEPRKIISSMSLSDDVQLNKAEKAWKPSTKKPTRSRGGEEGEEEDPEHAKTQELFKRLRSILNKLTPQKFQELMKQVSDLMIDTEERLKGAIDLIFEKAISEPNFSVAYANMCRCLMGLKVPTSDKPGLFVNFRKLLLNRCQKEFEKDQDDDEIFEKKQKELEAAKDEEECERLRVELEEARDKARRRSLGNIKFIGELFKLKMLTEAIMHDCVVKLLKNHDEESLECLCRLLSTIGKDLDFEKAKPRMDQYFNQMDKIIKERKTSSRIRFMLQDVLDLRKNNWVPRRGDQGPKTIDQIHKEAEMEEHREQIKVQQQLLSKKEGGGRMGGSMGGRGPHTPGGGRTSQPQDEGWNTVPISKNRPIDTTRLSKITKPGALDFNNQLLAPGGKGMWGSWGKGSSGGSGAKPASGEQDSGRTSTLNRFSALQSGSLLSSADSDRRVPQRSSSSRDRGGDRDRGDRDRDRFDRFDRSEGRQGRDDRGSQNQITKRSFSRESQERGGRGGDSRASTEPVRRVASMTDDRDRGSRDRGSRDRGSRDRGPNKDVAVKRESAPTPPPSLPKPALTEEEVEKKSNAIIEEYLHINDLKEALLCVAELNSASLLYVFVRNGVESTLERSTIAREHMGLLLHQLVKAGTLPRQQYYKGLEETLEAAEDTAIDIPHIWLYLAELITPMLHEGGIPMGQLFREISKPLVPQGQAGVLLVQILKLLCKGMTPKKVGAMWTEAGLNWSDFLPEDEDVNKFVTEQKVEFTTGEDMESRETGKKKVLTGEELSSQLDRLLQDKANNQRIRDWVEANLDESQIASNQFVRALMTSVCQSAIICDNPYRVDAQQVSQRATLLQKYLCDEQKELQALYALQALMVHMEQPANLLRMFFDTLYDEDVIKEEAFYKWESSKDPAEQTGKGVALKSVTAFFTWLREAEEESDKE; this comes from the exons ATGAACAAACCACCACAGCCTATAACGGGACCCACCTCTGTCCCAAACCCTGCCCCATCCCCTGGATTGACACAG GCTGCCTACGGCCCTGGACAGCCACCTTCTCTCGTTTTTGCCACGCCTCCACAAATGAACTCTGCGCCACAGCCAAGACAG TTTGCTGCAGGGCCCCGTACTTTACACCAACAG GGTGGATACAGAGCATTGCAG AATTACTATCAGAGCCGACCGACCATGGCCACCAGTGCTCCGAGGGTGCAGACAAGTAGTGGCCCACGACCTGTCGGACCCGCTCATGTCTACCCGCCCAGCTcccagatgatgatgatttccCAGCAGCAGCTGTCTTTCGCTAGCTCCCCTCAGGGCTACTTTATCCCCTCTGGACAG taCCGGGCCCCATATATGCCTCCTACTCAGCAGTATTCCGTGACCAGCGGTACACCAGGCTTCTATCCAGGAACTAGCCCTGCTGAATATCCTGCTTATG AGCCCTCTCTTGCTGCGAGGGAGAGGCGGGGTGGTGGGGGGAGAGGGGGCGGGCGAGAGAATGGCCGTCTCTCTCTCCACGGTGCTCCTCTCACCTCCCAGCGCTACCCTG CTGGAGCGTACTATCCAGCTCAGCCGCAATACTCTCCGTCTGTCCAGCCGGCACCAGTCATGATCAACCCcgcccagcagcagcaacaagccCCGCCTCCTCAGCAACCACCGGCACAGTCACAAGGCCCACCAAAGAGGGAACGTAAACCG ATAAGAATACGAGACCCCAACCAGGGCGGGCGGGATATTACAGATGAGATCATGTCAGGTGGAAGGTCCACCACCACACCGACTCCCCCACAG GCATCCATAGCAGATGGAAGTCCGGCACAGACAAATGGGGAAGTTACACAGCCTGTCACTACAGTGACAAGAAGAG ATGAAGACATGGAGCCTCCTGCTAGCGGTGAAACCCCACCACCTCCTTCCACAGCAAATACAGAGCCTGTGGTGGAGGCCAAACAGGAAATGGACAACCAGATTACACCACCTGCTGAGTTAGCCACACATTCTGTAGCCCCTGCAGCTGCTACTGAGGTGCCATCCGCATTGATAAAGGACCAACagtcttcctcttctgtctctcaaGCAGCAGAATCTACTACAGCTCCTGTTGAGGCAGTAAATAAAGTTGATGCTGAAGTTAGTGACACAGTAGATGCTGCTGTTGACTCTTCAGCATCTTTAGCAGCGCAAGAGGCGCCTGTCAAAACGGAGGAAGCACAGACTGCTCCAGATGAGAAGGCAccagaaaaggaagaaaaaactgaggaagtgaagaaattggagaaagaggagcaagTAGTCGACGCAAAGTTGGAACCTGTAGTTGAGGCTGCAGCGACAGTTACCCCTGTTAATGTGGTGAAAGAAGAAGCTGCTACGACGACAGCAGTTGATGTCTCTCAGCCTCCACCCTCTGAACAGGACGCTGCTGCTCCACAGACCCAGAGTGCTACCCCGAGCTCTGCCCCTGAACCTGAACCCACACTGGCTGACACAGCAGAGCCTCCTCTTTCCAATGGTCTTCCTCAGGACACTGAGGAACTCTCTGAGGAACTGGCATTTTTAGACACTACACCCCTTGACAAGCCTGATGCCGCCAAATCTCAGGAATCCACAACTGTGGCTAAAACagcacaggaagaggaggataaGGAAGAGGAAAATAAGGAGAAGGACAAAGGTGTGGATGCCGCTCCCTCCACTGTTAGCTGCCCTCCAGAGGAATCTACTATGCAAG CTGCTACGTCTGTGCCAAAGAAGAGGATGAACATGAAGGAGTTCAACAAGAAGGAGGCCATTGGTGACCTCCTGGATGCCTTCACAGAG gagCAGGGTGCCAAGCCTGCTTCTGAACCCTCATCCACTCAGGCCGACCCCACCCCCGTTGTTCCAGTTGAACTTTCTCCTGAGGTTGCAGATGAGACctgggaggagaaagaggacaagCAAAATGCCGAACCTGACAGGCCTAAAGCCACTGCTGAGCCAACTGGGCAGAAATACCAGTACAAAGAAG AACAATGGAAGCCGATTGACCCAGAAGAGAAGAAACGGTACGACAGGGAGTTCCTCCTGGGCTGCCAGTTTGTTAGTGCCAGTATGCACAAACCTGAAGGCCTGCCCCTCATCAGTGATGTGGTCTTGGATAAG GTGAACAAGACTCCGCTGCGGCCTGCTGATCCAGCTCGACTGATGAATGTTGGTCCTGATTTTACTCCCTCGTATTTGGGGAACCTCGGGAGCAGATCTGTTGGAGGACCACGAGGCCCT TTGCCTGGGCCACGTCGCTCTCAGCAGGGTCAAAGGAAAGAACCCAGGAAAATCATCAGCAGCATGTCCCTCAGTGATGATGTGCAGCTCAACAAGGCTGAGAAGGCCTGGAAGCCCTCGACGAAGAAGCCTACTCGCAGCCGCGGCGGGGAGGAAGGTGAAGAAGAGGATCCCGAACATGCCAAGACTCAAGAGCTGTTCAAGCGTCTGCGCAGTATCCTCAACAAACTGACCCCTCAGAAGTTTCAAGAGCTGATGAAACAGGTGTCAGACCTGATGATAGACACGGAGGAGAGGCTGAAGGGAGCCATTGATCTCATCTTCGAGAAGGCCATCTCAGAGCCCAACTTCTCTGTGGCCTACGCCAACATGTGCCGCTGCCTTATGGGG TTGAAAGTCCCCACCTCAGACAAGCCAGGACTTTTTGTGAACTTCCGCAAACTGCTGCTCAACCGCTGCCAGAAAGAGTTTGAGAAGGAccaggatgatgatgaaatctttgagaaaaagcaaaaagagtTGGAGGCTGCCAAAGAC GAAGAGGAGTGTGAACGCTTAAgagtggagctggaggaggccaGAGACAAGGCCCGCCGCCGTTCACTGGGCAACATAAAGTTCATAGGTGAGCTCTTCAAGCTGAAGATGCTGACAGAGGCCATCATGCACGACTGTGTAGTGAAACTACTGAAGAACCACGACGAAGAATCTCTGGAGTGTCTCTGCAGGCTGCTCTCCACAATTGGCAAAGACCTAGACTTTGAGAAGGCCAAG CCTCGCATGGATCAGTACTTCAACCAGATGGACAAGATCatcaaagagagaaagaccTCATCCAGAATCCGCTTCATGCTGCAAGATGTCTTGGACCTCAGAAAG AATAACTGGGTGCCTCGTAGAGGAGACCAGGGTCCTAAAACGATCGACCAGATCCACaaggaggcagagatggaggagcACAGGGAACAGATCaaagtccagcagcagctcctgtccaagaaagaaggaggaggcagGATGGGAGGGAGCATGGGAGGCCGGGGCCCTCACACACCGGGAGGTGGCAGGACCAGCCAGCCTCAGGATGAGGGATGGAACACCGTCCCCATCTCCAAGAACAGACCCATTGACACCACCCGCCTTAGCAAGATTACGAAG CCTGGTGCTCTGGACTTCAACAATCAGCTGCTGGCTCCAGGAGGAAAAGGCATGTGGGGTAGTTGGGGCAAAGGCAGCAGCGGAGGAAGCGGAGCTAAACCAGCCAGTGGAGAGCAGG ATTCTGGTCGCACCAGCACCCTCAACCGCTTCTCAGCCCTGCAGTCTGGATCTTTGTTGTCTTCAGCGGACTCTGATCGCAGAGTTCCTCAGAG GTCAAGCTCCAGCCGTGACCGTGGTGGTGACAGAGACAGGGGTGACCGGGACAGGGATCGGTTTGACCGATTTGATCGCAGTGAGGGACGACAAGGCCGTGATGACAGGGGCAGCCAGAATCAAATCACCAAGAGAAGCTTCAGCAGGGAATCCCAGGAGCGTGGCGGAAGGGGCGGAGACAGCCGGGCCTCAACTGAGCCCGTGCGTCGTGTTGCCAGCATGACCGATGACAGGGACAGAGGAAGTCGGGATAGGGGAAGCAGAGACCGAGGAAGTCGGGACAGGGGTCCAAACAAAGATGTCGCAG TTAAGCGTGAGAGCGCCCcgactcctcctccttctcttccaaAACCTGCCTTGActgaagaggaggtggagaagaagTCGAATGCCATCATTGAAGAATACCTCCACATCAATGATTTGAAG GAGGCATTACTGTGTGTGGCAGAACTCAACAGTGCCTCACTCCTCTATGTGTTTGTGCGGAATGGCGTGGAGTCGACGCTTGAGCGCAGCACCATCGCGAGAGAGCACATGGGCCTGTTGCTGCACCAACTTGTGAAGGCAGGGACTCTGCCCAGACAGCAGTACTACAAAGG ACTAGAAGAGACCCTGGAGGCTGCAGAGGACACAGCCATTGATATACCTCACATCTGGCTCTACCTGGCTGAACTCATTACTCCTATGCTCCATGAGGGTGGCATCCCTATGGGGCAGCTCTTCAG GGAGATCTCGAAGCCTCTTGTGCCTCAAGGGCAGGCGGGCGTGCTGCTGGTACAGATCCTCAAGTTGCTCTGCAAAGGAATG ACCCCTAAGAAGGTCGGGGCCATGTGGACAGAGGCTGGGCTGAACTGGAGTGATTTCTTGCCTGAGGATGAAGACGTGAATAAGTTTGTCACTGAGCAG AAAGTGGAGTTCACCACAGGAGAGGACATGGAGTCAAGGGAAACCGGTAAGAAGAAGGTCCTCACTGGAGAGGAGCTCAGCAGTCAGCTGGACAGACTCCTGCAGGACAAGGCCAACAACCAGCGAATCAGAGACTGGGTTGAG gcTAACTTGGACGAGTCACAAATTGCATCCAACCAGTTTGTACGAGCGTTGATGACATCAGTGTGTCAGTCTGCCATCATAT gtGACAACCCATACAGGGTTGATGCACAGCAGGTCAGCCAGAGGGCCACCCTGCTGCAGAAATACCTGTGTGACGAGCAGAAGGAGCTGCAGGCCCTCTATGCCCTCCAGGCTCTGATGGTGCACATGGAGCAGCCAGCGA ACCTGCTGCGGATGTTCTTCGACACCTTGTACGATGAGGACGTCATTAAGGAGGAGGCTTTCTACAAATGGGAATCCAGCAAGGACCCCGCAGAGCAAACGGGAAAAGGCGTGGCCTTGAAATCGGTCACTGCCTTCTTCACCTGGCTCCGTGAGGCTGAGGAAGAGTCTGACAAGGAATAA